One Nodularia sp. LEGE 06071 DNA segment encodes these proteins:
- a CDS encoding Uma2 family endonuclease, which yields MKKEFPNLAIEIIVTSGGVDKLEIYKILGVKEVWFFRNNQFEIYILQSENYQQFVKSELLPNLDLEILAEYAIAPDPLEAILGFREKVKASLG from the coding sequence ATAAAAAAAGAATTTCCAAATTTAGCGATTGAAATAATAGTAACTAGCGGGGGGGTTGATAAATTAGAAATTTATAAAATTTTAGGTGTCAAGGAAGTTTGGTTTTTTAGAAATAATCAATTTGAAATTTATATTTTGCAGAGTGAAAATTATCAACAATTTGTCAAAAGTGAGTTATTGCCAAATCTGGATTTAGAAATATTGGCGGAATATGCGATCGCACCAGATCCTTTAGAGGCTATACTAGGATTTCGGGAAAAAGTTAAAGCAAGTTTGGGTTAA
- a CDS encoding RloB family protein — MPKKTREVQNRGYSVRKVANRELRQIFLIICEGEKTEPNYFKSFRVPKDVIDVDVRGFGYNPSKLVEKAKELNNQGDYDQIWCVFDRDDCPKQDFKNAIKNAHKAGFKVAYSNEAFELWYVLHFEFLNTGLPRQDYIPKLNKFLKNKYKKNSAAIHEELEELQPIAIKNAKKLLNQYNPPNPESDNPCTTVHELVEELNKYIP; from the coding sequence ATGCCTAAAAAAACAAGGGAAGTGCAAAATCGGGGTTATTCTGTTAGAAAAGTTGCCAATAGAGAGTTAAGACAAATATTTTTAATTATTTGTGAAGGTGAAAAAACTGAACCAAATTACTTTAAATCTTTTCGTGTCCCCAAAGATGTAATTGATGTTGATGTCAGAGGATTCGGCTATAATCCGAGTAAGCTAGTAGAAAAAGCAAAAGAGTTGAATAATCAAGGAGATTATGACCAAATTTGGTGCGTATTTGACCGCGATGATTGTCCGAAGCAAGATTTCAAAAATGCAATAAAAAATGCTCATAAAGCAGGATTTAAAGTTGCTTACTCTAATGAGGCGTTTGAATTATGGTATGTATTACATTTTGAATTTCTCAATACTGGACTTCCTCGCCAAGATTACATTCCTAAGTTAAATAAATTCCTAAAAAATAAATATAAAAAAAATAGTGCTGCAATTCATGAAGAGTTAGAAGAACTACAACCTATTGCTATCAAAAACGCTAAAAAGCTTCTCAACCAATATAATCCGCCTAATCCAGAAAGTGATAATCCTTGCACAACAGTACATGAGTTAGTTGAGGAATTAAATAAATATATTCCATAA
- a CDS encoding AAA family ATPase encodes MLIEFSIANYRSFKDKVTFSMVAANIVAKDPKVDDNNTFAVDNELTLLKSAAIYGANASGKSNLAKAISFMKWFMINSSKETQSTEQIGVEPFRLSTETETEPSLFEIVFLLDGKKYRYGFKATQKSVVSEWLFYVPNKRETRLFERNHEESTDIFNISKIFKGGGIDSKTRHNALFLSVAAQFNVEIAQKILDWLTRKLKIISGLDDISDLNYTVSYLAEGNDNRADIIQLIKKLDLGIREITVKETEIRLNSLPLPENTSEEFKKMIVKSGILKAILIKTAHQKFDSQGNHISLELFDLYEQESEGTQKIVSIAGILVDTFKNGDVLIFDEFDARLHPLITKAIVEIFNSQETNYKNAQLIFMTHDTNLLSNKLFRRDQIWFTEKNKYGATDLYSLVEYPIRNDASFENDYIKGKYGAIPFIGNLSQILGNPDA; translated from the coding sequence ATGCTCATAGAGTTTAGTATTGCTAATTACAGATCATTTAAAGATAAAGTCACCTTTAGCATGGTTGCAGCTAACATTGTAGCCAAAGACCCAAAAGTTGATGATAACAATACTTTTGCCGTAGATAATGAACTTACATTACTCAAAAGTGCTGCCATTTATGGTGCTAATGCTAGTGGTAAGAGTAACCTAGCAAAAGCCATCAGCTTTATGAAATGGTTTATGATTAACTCCTCTAAAGAAACTCAAAGCACAGAACAAATAGGAGTTGAACCATTTAGACTTAGTACAGAAACTGAAACAGAACCCTCTTTATTTGAAATTGTGTTTTTATTAGATGGTAAAAAGTATAGATATGGGTTTAAAGCTACTCAAAAAAGTGTTGTTTCAGAGTGGCTATTTTATGTTCCTAATAAAAGAGAAACTCGTCTGTTTGAACGTAATCACGAAGAATCTACTGATATATTCAATATATCTAAAATTTTTAAAGGTGGGGGAATTGATTCAAAAACTAGGCATAATGCACTTTTTTTATCAGTAGCTGCTCAATTTAATGTTGAAATAGCTCAAAAAATACTAGATTGGCTCACAAGAAAATTAAAAATAATTTCAGGCTTAGATGACATTTCTGATTTAAATTATACAGTTAGCTATTTAGCAGAAGGTAATGATAATAGAGCAGACATTATTCAACTAATAAAAAAATTAGATTTAGGCATCAGAGAAATAACAGTAAAAGAAACAGAAATTAGGCTTAATTCTTTGCCTTTGCCTGAAAATACATCGGAAGAATTCAAAAAAATGATTGTGAAGAGCGGAATTTTAAAAGCAATATTAATTAAAACTGCACATCAAAAATTTGATAGTCAAGGTAATCATATATCTCTGGAATTATTTGATTTATATGAGCAGGAGTCCGAAGGAACTCAAAAAATAGTTTCTATCGCCGGGATTTTGGTAGATACTTTTAAAAATGGTGATGTTTTGATATTTGATGAATTTGACGCTAGACTTCATCCTCTAATTACTAAAGCAATCGTAGAAATATTTAACTCTCAGGAAACAAATTATAAAAATGCACAATTGATATTTATGACACACGATACCAACCTGCTGAGTAATAAACTATTTCGGAGAGATCAGATTTGGTTTACCGAAAAGAACAAATATGGTGCTACAGATTTATATTCTCTCGTTGAATATCCAATCAGGAATGATGCTTCATTTGAAAATGATTACATTAAAGGCAAATATGGCGCTATTCCCTTTATTGGTAACTTAAGCCAAATTTTGGGTAATCCTGATGCCTAA
- a CDS encoding tetratricopeptide repeat protein, translating into MNADEFFQQGFNNHLQGDYQEAIANYTQAINLYPDYAEAYYNRGIILSAELQDYHGAIADFEQAIDINPQFAEAYCNRGNARYFLADYEGAIADHDQAIEIKPSFAESYHSRGNAYLALAAYDQAIANYQQAIENNPQLATKINGDIAKALHNRGVARCNCGDNQGAIADFQQALQWHPYFAPAYSSRGNIYYILGKYQQAIAEHDRALELDPNLAAAYHNRGNARYALQENQDAIKDYNQALKIHPHFAEAYYNRGLVYARLQDFQQALADFNQALTLNPDDVQAYSERGLVQETLGDYHQALEDYSQALQKNPTLALVYGLRANVRRLLGDYQGAIDDSNRLLQLDPHLAQGYCDRATARRSLGDYQGSVPDYTMALQLDPNLAEAYYGRGIAYEILQDFLAAVADNTQAIGLFPEFSQAYCNRGNAHRFLGNEKQAIADYNRALEINPDLIEAYYNRGSLCYALQDYQGAVADYTQALQRNPQSATFYSDRANARYALQDYQGAIEDYHQALAIDSSRAEDWYNRGRSLSVLGELTAGLADLNQALQRQPYWASAYMLRADIRRRLEDYQGAIADFQKSADIYQREGNIQYYQQIMQAIAQLEHL; encoded by the coding sequence ATGAATGCTGACGAATTTTTCCAACAGGGATTCAATAATCATTTGCAAGGGGACTATCAAGAAGCCATAGCAAATTATACTCAGGCGATTAACCTATATCCAGACTACGCGGAAGCTTACTATAACCGGGGGATTATTCTCAGCGCTGAACTTCAAGATTATCATGGCGCGATCGCTGATTTTGAGCAAGCAATAGATATTAATCCCCAGTTTGCTGAAGCATATTGCAACCGGGGAAATGCACGTTATTTTTTAGCCGATTATGAGGGTGCGATCGCAGATCATGATCAAGCCATAGAAATCAAGCCCAGTTTTGCTGAATCTTACCACAGTCGAGGTAATGCCTACTTGGCTTTAGCAGCATACGATCAAGCGATCGCGAATTATCAACAAGCAATAGAAAATAATCCTCAGTTAGCTACCAAAATCAACGGTGATATTGCCAAGGCTTTACATAATCGGGGTGTGGCGCGTTGCAATTGTGGGGATAATCAAGGAGCGATCGCTGATTTTCAACAAGCTTTACAATGGCATCCTTATTTTGCCCCAGCTTACAGCAGTCGGGGTAACATCTATTATATTTTAGGAAAGTATCAGCAAGCGATCGCTGAACATGACCGCGCCTTAGAACTAGATCCCAATTTAGCCGCAGCTTACCATAATCGGGGTAATGCCCGCTATGCTCTCCAAGAAAATCAGGACGCGATCAAAGATTACAATCAGGCTTTAAAAATTCACCCCCACTTTGCGGAAGCTTACTATAATCGGGGTCTTGTTTATGCTCGTCTCCAAGATTTTCAGCAAGCTTTGGCTGACTTTAATCAAGCTTTGACTCTGAACCCTGATGATGTCCAAGCCTACTCTGAACGGGGTTTAGTTCAAGAAACTTTAGGAGACTATCACCAAGCCCTTGAGGATTATAGTCAGGCATTGCAAAAAAACCCGACTTTAGCTTTAGTATACGGCTTGCGGGCTAATGTTCGTCGTCTGTTAGGAGATTATCAAGGCGCAATTGATGATAGTAATCGACTCTTACAACTTGATCCTCATCTCGCTCAAGGATACTGCGATCGCGCTACAGCCCGTCGGAGTTTGGGAGATTATCAAGGGTCAGTCCCCGATTATACTATGGCATTGCAGCTTGATCCTAATTTAGCTGAAGCTTATTATGGCCGAGGTATTGCCTACGAAATTTTGCAAGACTTCCTCGCAGCAGTCGCAGATAATACTCAAGCAATCGGGCTTTTTCCTGAGTTTTCCCAAGCCTACTGCAATCGGGGTAATGCTCATCGTTTTTTGGGAAATGAAAAACAGGCGATCGCGGATTATAATCGAGCATTAGAAATTAATCCTGATCTAATTGAAGCTTATTACAATCGGGGTTCTCTGTGCTATGCTCTGCAAGACTATCAGGGTGCTGTTGCAGATTACACCCAGGCATTACAAAGAAATCCTCAGTCTGCTACATTTTATAGCGATCGCGCCAATGCTCGCTATGCTCTGCAAGACTATCAAGGCGCAATAGAAGATTATCATCAAGCTCTGGCTATAGACTCTAGTAGAGCCGAAGACTGGTATAATCGGGGTCGTAGCCTTTCTGTGCTGGGAGAGTTAACCGCCGGGTTGGCTGATTTGAACCAAGCTTTACAACGTCAGCCTTATTGGGCTTCAGCCTATATGCTGCGGGCTGATATCCGCCGTCGCTTAGAAGACTATCAAGGTGCAATTGCGGACTTTCAGAAATCGGCCGATATCTATCAGCGAGAAGGAAATATCCAGTATTATCAACAAATTATGCAGGCGATCGCACAGCTTGAGCATTTATAA
- a CDS encoding CYTH domain-containing protein, which produces MAKEIERKYLLKEDTWRKVAQGSVYCQGYIATKDQVTVRVRIIENQGYVTIKGPSVECSRLEFEYPIPVEDAQEMLNTLCQKPFIEKIRYKVAWGGLIWEIDEFDGLNKGLILAEVELNDANQQIELPPWIGEEVSHDHRYFNSYLVTNPFSQW; this is translated from the coding sequence ATGGCTAAAGAAATAGAACGGAAATATTTACTCAAAGAAGATACTTGGCGAAAAGTAGCTCAAGGAAGTGTCTATTGTCAAGGATATATTGCTACGAAAGATCAAGTTACTGTCCGTGTGCGGATCATCGAAAATCAAGGTTATGTGACGATTAAAGGGCCTAGCGTTGAATGTTCCAGATTAGAGTTTGAGTATCCCATTCCTGTAGAAGATGCTCAAGAAATGCTGAATACATTGTGTCAAAAACCTTTTATCGAAAAAATTAGATACAAAGTAGCGTGGGGTGGTTTGATTTGGGAAATAGACGAGTTTGATGGTCTAAATAAAGGATTGATTTTAGCAGAAGTCGAACTCAATGATGCAAATCAACAGATTGAACTACCTCCTTGGATTGGTGAAGAAGTATCCCACGATCATAGATATTTCAATAGCTATTTGGTAACAAATCCCTTTTCACAATGGTAA
- a CDS encoding VOC family protein, with translation MTFQYTEALVTIASVNFENLVNFYTELLDKKPSSLIPNVYAEFQLPGVRLGIFQPQKNHTSEFANSANSQISLCLEVTNLEVAIAHLANLGYPPPGEISTASHGREIYAYDPDGNRLILHQK, from the coding sequence ATGACTTTCCAATATACCGAAGCACTCGTCACCATAGCATCTGTTAATTTTGAAAATCTGGTAAATTTCTATACAGAATTACTTGATAAAAAACCATCATCTCTCATCCCCAACGTTTATGCAGAGTTTCAACTTCCTGGTGTAAGATTGGGGATTTTTCAACCTCAAAAAAACCATACATCGGAATTTGCCAACTCAGCCAACAGTCAGATAAGTTTGTGTTTAGAAGTGACTAATTTAGAAGTAGCGATCGCACATCTGGCAAACTTAGGCTATCCACCCCCCGGAGAAATCTCCACAGCTTCTCACGGGAGAGAAATTTACGCTTATGACCCCGATGGCAATCGGTTGATTTTACACCAAAAATAG